In the Chloroflexota bacterium genome, AGCCTCGTAGTCGACGAAGAAGTCCTCTCGTTCGAATCCACCGGGGACAGCTGGCGTTGTCGGCCAGGGCTTGATGGCCCGCTGATGCTCGGCTTTGCCCAGTGCGTTGAGCGTCTCACCCGATCCATAGGCACCGTCGGCGAGGACCTGCAGTCCGGGGTCTTCTCCTTCCAACAGCGCCACCCCGGTGGGTCCGTCCGCAGTGTTGGCCGGGGTGAGGGCAGCAGCGGTGACAAGACCGGTCTCGGGCTCGATGGCGATGTGGGCCTTGAAGCCGTCCCGGTACTCGGATCGGGATTTGTGCATGTGGCGGGCCTCGGGGTCGACGGTCGAAATGACCCGGTCAGGGGCTACTTTTCGGGCGATGAGCCAGGTGCCGTCGTCTCCTTGTTCGACATCCTGGCCGGCCACCAGAGCCAGCAGCCCGAGTGCCGAGGTGGACTCTGCCTCTTCGATCTCGTCTTCGAAGGCGGCGAGCAATGCCAGGGCATCGTTGACCAGTCCATCGACCAGAGCAGCCTTGGCCACCGGGTCGTCCCAGGCGATCAGTGGCTTGCCCGAGGTCTCGTAGTCGTGAGCGGCGAGGGTGACGGCCATCGCACCGGGAACAACCCGGCGCACCCGCCGGATGGCGGCGATCAACTGGGTGACGGTGTCCTGGGTAGCCACAGCATCGTCAAGCAGCGTGGAGTCGAGGGCTCGGCGGGTCTTCCCCTTCAGCACCCCAGTGGCATCGATGACCGACCGAACGGCGTCGAAGATTCGCTCGGGATGCTCGGACTTGCGCAACCTCGTCCGCCAATAAGTGAGGACCGAGAAGTCGAAGCCCTCGTCATCCAAGGCCAGACCGCAGGCCACCTTCCAGCTGATCCGGTCTCGGAGCGCCCGAGCCGCATCCCGATCGGACAGACCCTCCAGCGCCTGGAGGACCATGACCGATGCCACCACGTCGGCGGGGATCGACGGCCGACCACGGCCGGAAGGGAACAGGTCCTCGAACATCTCGTCGGGGAACAGGTCGTGGCGATGATCGGCCAGGAACGCCTCAACGCTG is a window encoding:
- a CDS encoding IS1182 family transposase, producing MQGRSESNPELLDAAALCRQLVPDGSVEAFLADHRHDLFPDEMFEDLFPSGRGRPSIPADVVASVMVLQALEGLSDRDAARALRDRISWKVACGLALDDEGFDFSVLTYWRTRLRKSEHPERIFDAVRSVIDATGVLKGKTRRALDSTLLDDAVATQDTVTQLIAAIRRVRRVVPGAMAVTLAAHDYETSGKPLIAWDDPVAKAALVDGLVNDALALLAAFEDEIEEAESTSALGLLALVAGQDVEQGDDGTWLIARKVAPDRVISTVDPEARHMHKSRSEYRDGFKAHIAIEPETGLVTAAALTPANTADGPTGVALLEGEDPGLQVLADGAYGSGETLNALGKAEHQRAIKPWPTTPAVPGGFEREDFFVDYEARTATCPAGHTVTITSKRHAVFGVRCKGCPLREQCTTSKDGRTLRLHPHDEELVESRRAWREGDFAEDYRQWRPMVERSIAWLVADNHRRVRFRGVEKNQLGLSLRIAAINLRRLVNLGLEHDGEWILGM